The sequence below is a genomic window from Cricetulus griseus strain 17A/GY unplaced genomic scaffold, alternate assembly CriGri-PICRH-1.0 unplaced_scaffold_231, whole genome shotgun sequence.
ggctcagtcacctagaaAACCtttctggacctcttactcatgaagtctttaccctgccaaatattctctttgtggcttccaaatatcctgcctatactaacacccagtgcacaaacaacccattgtACACCTCCCCATATCCTTCTCTACTGACTCTATACgctagcctgagaaaaacaaagcttgccacttgatcagaattctgtcttgtggtcattctttctgcatctcttgtccccattccctatccatGACTCTCTTGTCCCAGGTTAAAGTCCTGCAGGATGGGACAATTGGTAACTTTTAGGGTGATGCAGCTTCTCTTAGTAGTAGCTGTATTTGAACTTTTACTTTGTAAAGGGCTAAGGACTGGGACTGCTTTAATTGCCACGACCGATGAATTCCAAGTCTTGTGGTGTGTAATGTGTgttatcttaaaatatatattactaaAAATCTCTCATTTTAGATACTTTGTGTTCTACACACCTATTATAACTAtgtcttttctccctctttccccttgaCATCATAACTTTACCTCCATCTTAAGGACTCTTAGGGATGTGCCATATGTGCTTTGCTTTGACATGGAGCCCAGGTAGAGCCTCAGAGCCCAGACAGCACAGCCATCAACCAAAAACCAAAGTGTAAGGCTCAatcagggagggggaggggctctCATGGGGACTGGGGGAATCTGACCAACCTTTCCTAATGAAAATTTCCCAGTGTCCTCAGTGGTGATGGACTTACAGCCATTTTGACCTTTGGCTTTTCAACTTCTaggtcagatttggctctctGCTGTTCTCCTACATGATTTTCCCTGTGGTGATTAAAATGTGGTAATATAGCAGCTGAGTCTGCTTAAACCATCTCACAAAGCAGAGTGACTCTCCCACAGCTCCTGGGCTGTGCTTTTTTATTGCCAGTACCTCAACAGTCCTGCCCCAGAGGTCTGTCCTCTCCCCCTGAACTCTGGGCGGTCCTTTCATAACAACGGCCCCTTTGTTTCACTTCAGGAGAGGGGCTTTGATTCCCTGTTGCACAGCTGTGATAGTGAGCTCACCACCACTCACCAAAGTCTGTAGTCTCCcaccttcctgtttcctctcagcaAAACCAAAGCTCTATCTAttgtttccttcttgctttccccACTATGCTCCACCTGCGGTGGCAGCCAGCATGTTCCTCACTTGACCACACCTCTCAGGCTTTTCCCAGCAAACCCACCCAAGCCTCCAGGAAAGCAGAATTCTGTACATAATACCCATTTAATTTCATCTTGGTGTAAAGGATGGGCCCAGGGCTGGGTGGTGAGTGTCCCTTAATGATACAGGATGTGGAGTGAGGGGTCTGGCTAGGTGTTGCAGAGCCCTGGAAACAGAAGGAGTGAGGACTAAATGCTAGGGATCTTTGAAAACCTTACTGAGGTTACCCGAGGTCTGAGTGACAAGTCCAGTGTGCATGGcaggaaacacagaggcagaggtgCAACTTTCTCCTAAGGTACTGCTGCATAGACCACCCATAGCCCACCGTGTCCTCCCCGGGATCTGCAGAGGCCTGAGTGCCTGGCTGGGTGCATAGCATAGAGGTCCACACAGGGACACAGCAGTCCAAGTGGGGATCTCTTAGCAATCTTCCAGCTTCTGGGGAGAGTCTGTGGTTCCCCAAGGCTGAAAAGTTACAGCCTACAAAACGGTCCAGCTCCAGGATCTTCTAGGAGGCATTCCGCCCCCAGAGCCAGGCTCAGGCAGTCCCTGCGCCCACAACAAGATGAGAGTTCCCTTGGGAGGCAAAGTTCCCAGGCCTCAGACCTTGCAGTAAATGTCGGCAGGATTCTGTGGGGGCATCTCCTGCACGATGTACACTGGGTCCCCATAGTCTCCGCTGACCTTCTCATAGTGTGGGCGGGAGACACTGTCTGCAATCTTTAGCGGTATGAGAACATCACTGGGTTCCCAGCCATAGTTGTTGCCACCTCGCTTGGCTGTGGTAGTGTGCTGTGGAGAGTGTTTGCGGTGCCTCCTGCGGTACTTGAGCAGCAGTACCAccaaggtgatgatgatgacgatgaagATGATACATCCTGATATGATTCCTGCgaataaagccactttggaaccCAGATTGTTCCCAGAATGCCCCGCGCTGTTGCCTTCAGTGCTGGTTCCTGCACAGAAGCAAGAACAGCCAGTTACTGTGGTTCTGAGACTCTGCCCTCTAGCTTGCAGAAAGAATGCTCCAAATGCAAACAAGAAAGCAGGGCCAATGCTCAACTCACAGGTGAACATGACAACAGATCACCAGATGAGGTGAAGGAGCTTCAAAGTTCCCACTCTCACTCACCATGCCAACCCCTTCCTAAAGGTGAGACAGCCAATCTGGAACTTCCCTAGTTTCAACACTTCAGGATGAATCAGTAACTGACATACCTGGTGAGCTCTGCTCTTGTGACTGTAAGACACTGAGCGGGCTGAATTAATCTGTCTTAGTGGCAGAGTTAATATTGACTCAATGGGAGCAAAGACCCCAGGAATCTGTGCCCACGAGTGAATCCCACTGGTTTGGATGTGTTTAGAGGCTCCTCTGCCTCTAGGGGTTCTAAGAAAAATGCACCCCATAGACACACAGCCCCACCACACTGCTGTCCCTGGATTTGGTTACACAAAAGGGCTTGTTGAATTTCTCCCGTTTGTACCAGCTTCTAGCTCTGGACGTCTTGTTGGATCATTATTCCTGGTTGATCCAGCAGGACTTGCATCTACATGAAGAAAAAGCGATTAATCATGGCACAGACATCTGACAATGTAGCAAGCTTCAGGAGTTGCAAAGATATCTCAAGAGGcatgaacagcaatgaacataagACTCTTTATGCAAAGCACTGAGAAATACAAGAAtataaccttcctttttaatcagAATGGTAATCCTAGTTATTTGTTAGGTTTAAATTAGGAGGCCATCTGTGCAAACTATAGGAATTCTTGCATTTGGCAGTCAAAGCATTccagatgacatttcaatttcaCTAAACAAGTTGATTAAAAGCTATACTAGTCTCTAATTAGAAGAATAATTCTTTCATTCTTCACAATAGGTTATTCTACATGAAGATGAAGGCCTTGGTTTCTCcagatttgaaaatgaaacaaagcagcaTAGTCAGTGCTTACGTATTAGACactttgattttttcaaagaggTGTTCTGCATTGTAAACAGAAATATATGTAcctgtggcagcacacagacaCCCTGTCTCACTGGCCTGAACTTTTAGAGAGATCTAAATGAGAAAAACTGAGCATGTCAGTTTGCCGGACTCAACCAGTGGTTCAAAGTGCAGAAAATGGTCTGCCTTCAAAACTAACAAGAGCGGTGATGGTGAGCATCACCCCAGGTGCCACACTAGCTGGGGGCTGTACCAGCTCACAGTGGGTCACAAAGCAGCAGTTGATCTTTACCTTGTCCAACTTTCATGATGATCTTCATGGCTCTTGTCTTGCACACCCCTCCTTCCTGGTTATGCAGGCCTTCCAAAGACCCATTGGATGTagctgattaaaaataaaatggacaaaaaataaagaacaaatcaGGAAATCAATAAGATTTCATGAACATGAAATTTCTGtaaacaatttgaaaaataagaattcaCTCATTGTCACAAGTTTTCTGAATGTATGGGATGCTGAAAgctgaaaagaaatagaaaaataaataaagagaaatggatcTTGGAAACATTGTGACATGTAGGATACCTGCTTCTAAATGCGATTAAACACACCCTCCCATATGCACATGATTTAGTATTACTCTATAGGTAAAAGGGACAGCACCTTCCAAAATACCCACCAACTCCTAAGGGGAGCGAAACTAGAAAGTGCAAAAGAGCAAACATGGTAATTTCAAAACTTGGTAATCATCTCTCAACACCTGCTTTCTCCACTCCACACCTCCTGCTTAAAGAACAATGAACTTGATGCTATGCTTGTCAAACCTCCAAGTTCTGTAAACACTATCAGGGGAGCCTTCTGACACCCCCTTGCTCCTTCCTCCAGCCAGGAATGTGCTGAAGTAGCATActagaactcaagtcttctgaGTCTGCATTCTCATCACAGTGTAAGTCCCTGCAAGCATCTGTTTTTATAACCCCCCATCAGCCACTTTAGCCAAGTTTCCTGCTAGGGAAAACTCCAGCTGGACAGAGAGTTAGCATACCCCTTTCCCTGTCTGGGTCTTGGGACAACTTGGATATAACCAGGTGGGGGCAACCACCTTGCCTCACATTGGCCAGCTGGGATCCTTTTCCACTTTAACAATGAGGGGAGTGCGGAGGGGGGAACACCCCTTCTACcaatgtctttctgtctgtctaaaCTGTTCTGTCTACACATATTGCTGTTTATCCTTAAGCCAGTGAATTCTCTAAATAGCTTTGTAACTAAAGCTGCAACGAGATGGGCTGTCAGACCGTGTAATGAGGAGCCGGCTTTCAGTTTACAGTTCAAGTTTGAGTAGGAGGAGAAGGTGGAATGTGCCAGACATTGCTTCCCCTGAATTCAAGGGGCAAGGAACAGAAGTATTTCATAGACACGCCTGTAATTTTAATCACCTTCCACTTTCTCTATCAAAGTCCTGTCTGCTAACACTATACTCAGAAGACAATGACACATGAACAGGTGATCTGGCTTCTCCTTTCAgcctggttgttttgtttttgttttgttttgttttccaagcataccaccaccaaacAGCTCCAAGTGCCTTCACGGTTTGTAGAGGTTTGTAACTAAAAAACCAGATATGAATTCACTTCTGCGTTCTGGAATTAACAATTTCTACCCTCAGGATTTTCCCAATAACAAAGGGTGACTCTTCTCCAGAGAGTGCACTTAATCTTGGGTCTCATGGTTACATATCTTTCCTCACTCTTTGATGACACTAAGCTTTTCCTTGGAAAATAGGTAATAGTTGCCCTATTAACTTTGTCGCAGATTTGCAGTAAGATAAACAGTATCCCACTCACAGACTGGAGAAAATGCTtgtcatataatttaaaataaagttctaaAGAGACTGTGTGTTTGAGAGCATGAAAAAGGGTCTTAGTTTTTTACTGTGTTATCATTTTCCTTATCTTCTTTTCCCATTTGCAAAAAGTGGCTCAGCCTCAGAGCCTCTGTTCTATTGCTTCTCACAGTGTGGGGTACTTTGAGCACAGTTTCCAGTGTGGTCTAGGTCAGTGTGGAATGTTCAGTTATTGCTTACAGTGTTTTCACTTCATTTCTCAGACCttattgaaaaaataaacagattttcAATCTGTTAGGAGactttaaaagtcagagaaagttTGAAGTGTCAGCAAGGACATTTCTCCTATCTTTCTTCCCTGTGGGTACAGCTATATTGCCTAGGTTAGCATCCACGTCCTGAACTTGACTTTCTTGTAGTTGGTACCAGGCATAACACAGCACCCAGCTTACCTGTACCCTAGTAGGATTTTCTTAGTTCATCTCTGGGAATTTTTGATAAAGCTGattttatgttataaaatatacAACAGGGCATCACTACCAACATGTTTGACAGAAACAGTTTGTCATTTATATTACCTGAGCTTAACAAGTTCCACAAGCAGTATGTATgcactgtgtctgtctcctgccaTTACCCTCCCTATGTATGTATATTAGGCATGCATGTTCCAATGTTTCTGACTCCCTGCactgtcatgtgtgtgctgtgcgTATTTGTACAGTATAGTCACTATTATTTTCTATGCACACTCTCTTTGCTACCCCGGCACATACACCATGCATTTCTGCATGTTCTCTTTACAGTACATACATGGCTCGGGAGACATGTCTACACATTTACAGTGGTGGTCTATGGGTTTTTTGGCCCTGCCTTGCATTTTGACCCTGACATTTCCTTGTGTGTAAAGTGTTCTAAGCCATACTGTCTGGGTTTTCTCACAGCAGTGAAAACTGTTCTACTTTCTGTGTTGCTAGACTTGAAATTGAGATGGGCATGAAGGCCACAGCATTTACCCAAGGATCAAGAACATAGAAAGAATTAGAGCTTAAGGGGTAAATGTGTATGGTAAGaaactatataaattatttttttgtcaacattgtcttcttttttctccctccaaatttcTGTCTATGcttcttggcttttgttttaactgttttattttgctttaattttttatcttcATCACAATGGGCACAGCTCACAAATGCACTTCAGATATACCCTAATGAACACCTATCCCCTACTCCTGAAATAATGGTACATTATTATGACAGATGCAGGGGTGTCATTCAGGCAGCACTCCTACACTTTACTTTTTTCCATCAGGACATAACATGACCACTTGTTCTGGCTTTTGTCTGTATACCCCATGCTACTAATTCTGAGCTCTGCTGGTCTGGAGTGATGGTGTCATGGTGAAGTGTACCACTATTACATTTTGCTTTGAGTCCTAACTTTGAAACCGAGTTCTTGGAACAGAATGCACACTAAGTGAATGAGTGGATGGACGgttggacagacagatggaaggatggagagaaaaagcaTCACACAGATTTACCTATAAAAACCTTAAGAAATTTCCTTAAAGATGGTTTTGTCAGTAGAGATACTGAGTCCCTTCgtataatttacttatttcaatACCATAAGAATCCTGGCAGGTTTGCCCCTGCtgagtatttatatttaattaatactgTCACTACAGGGCCccaattttcaattaatttattttgaaaaaaacaaaaagaacaaagcttcTTAACAAATGATTTACCATGTTaatttaaaggaaacagaaatcaataCAAACCTAGTTAGCTTATCTCAATGcctacaaaataaagagagagaattACACTTACATATGATGTAATAATCTTTGTTCTTCTGAAATTCtaaaccccagatgctgttgctGAATTCTTGAAACTTGATGGTAAATTTCACATCTCGGTGTGGTCGGGAACAGTTGAgcaggttttttttcttcttcttaataaTGCATGTGTCTGCTTGGTCTTTATCAACCATATAAACTTTATAATACTCatactggccaacagttttagaGTCCACTTTTGGGCAAATAATATCCAATTTGTCTCCTATCTGTGGGTATAGTACCAGGCCTTGTCCAGGTAGAAATctaaaaagcataaaataaaagcCACTGAGTTGGTAAAAGTGAACACCCTTAAAGACAGGCATCAAAGAGCCTACACTACAAATCACCCCCCACCATGACATGTCAGAGCTATACTTTGGTTCACCAAGGGTGTCTTCATGGGACAAATGCTTTTATTAATttaccacagaaaacaaaaggatcaACTTTTCCCTTCTTTGAGCTATCAGGCAGCAACAGTCTGCTGACACTGGTCCttgcctctccccaccccctgggCTTGTAATATTCCAATAATTTTTTGTGCAACTTTACAACTTTTCCCTCTTCCCTGGTGATGAGTCAGACATTCTCAACTGCTTGCTTCTTTTAACCATTGGTATCTCAGTTTATTAGGCATGCCAGAGAAATCTCATCAATTCCAGGAATGGCACATGCCCAGAACCTTTGTTGTCCTGGTAGTTTCCCTGAGCTGTGTTGATGTTAATTAACAGAGAAGCTTCATCAAGAATGTTTCAAATTACTTATCATAATTAGTCACTGATATAACAATGGGGTTTTTAAttacacagaacaaaagaaatgtcTTACAAGCCTATAAAAGATCAccagaaataattaaaatcatattGATTCAGCTGCAAGTTGAAGAGACCTCTCCTTCTGAGGACAAGTAACCCCTTGGTCTACAACCCCCGCCATGTATTTGCTCCAATTATTTTTTTGAAGCAAATCTTTAGAACTAAGACTACTGATACCAAATCCCTTGGATGCTCCCAGCTAAAagctctcctcctttcctttcttgctgGCCATATTGCTGAAACTTCTTCCCTAATTGGGGAATTTCCCTGAGACACGAAATCAAGAGCCTCCTGAGGAACATCCTCCAGCAAGTGCTAACACTAACAACACACTGAGAGAGAGCCGCCAAGCCTGCTGTTGCCTTTAAAAGCCTCTGATCACCTGCCTGCTCGTTCTTATCCACAGAAACTTTTCTCTGGAAAAGTGAAGAAGGGAGGAAATACCAGGCAGTAAACACTAAAAGGCTCTTGTGTATTACCCTCCCAGAAAGAGATCTTTCTGGTCTCATAGATACCATTGGGCCACAAGCTTTCCAAAGACTTCCAGCCATTCTCAGGCCTGGGAGCAATCACACTAACAGCCACACAGGGCGGCCTGCTCCTCGGAAATGCAAGTCCTTAGAGGCTCTCTCTGCTTCGGTGGCCAGAGCTCAGAAATCTAAGTATTAAAGATCAAAATAGTGAGTAAATGCAAGGCACCACACCCTCCCTAACACGTACCAAAGAGAAAACATGCTTCTCCAGATGCTAGGCACGCATATTActgcttctcccctctcccctataCAAGTCAATGTTTCTAATCCTCTCTGCAGCACACCCAAGTATAGTGGTCTCAAGGAACACAAAAACATACTTatgtcgctctgtggctctgagggGTTTCATGGGGATTTCTTTAATctacacttaaatataaatattaaatccagaccggaggaggaggggctgcctCTCAAAGAGGCTGTGAATTGATGTCCAATGTGGAGGGAGGTAGCTAGCCTGGTTAAGAGGGGAGGGGCGTGCCTAAGGCTAACATTCAAAAAGGAAGGGTGACTTCTGTAGGCACCCAGAGATAGCATCACCCTCAGCCACCATGGGGGCCCCAGTCTGAGTGGCAACAGCAGTGCTCAGGTCCCAGCCAGGCTACTTGGGGCAACACCAGTTACCTGTAGATCCCGTTTGGCTGCAAAGATGGCACGCCAAGGAAGGAAATATAACActtacattaaaacacaaaacaaaacaaaaatctataccagacTACATCAAAGATAGCCGCAGTaaattttaaacatctttaaactttaaaacaaaggCCTTCTGGCAACaggcaaaaatatctattttgggTCATTTACAAGTGAAGAATTTTTGCCCTTTCGAAGGGGAACGTGTTTGGTCAATTGTGTTGGTGAATTTGGAATTTACCACTTTCAAGACAGTACCAGTAGTTCTTTGCTTATGGGCTAATTTCTAAATCAATGCTTTCATCTCTACTCTGAAGCCACTCACCATACCCTAAACTCCAATTAGGCCATTGACTTTGCTGTTAATCTCCAAGGTCTGCCTCCAAGCCAGGAGCCACCCAGCGTCTCCATACTCTCCCATGGCTGAGACCAGAATTCCCCACAGCACTTTCAGGCCATAGATGGAACAACGTGCGGTTCCTGAAAACCCTGGCCGCAAATCCCAAAGGatggctggcattttctaaacCATAGCGCACCCTGGGAACCCAGACCTAAAAAGTTAGTCTCAGGCCTGACTTTCTCCCCTTCGTTCGCTTTGCTAAGAACAAGTGGGATCAAGACACTAGCTACACCCAAATACGAAGGCTGCAGAGTTGACTGGGCAAGTCTCTGAGCATTCCCAAAACGCATTGTTAAAATGGAGCCAGCACTCCGGACCTCGCAGAGGCTGGGCCACCGGTGGCAACGAGAAGGGAGAGGCGAGGTTGCAGAGGGTGGGAAGCCCGAGTTCTACCAGGAGACAACGAGCTCCCCTGCACAAGTCCTGGCTGTGGAGCGGTCTCGGATTTACGCCGGCTCCCTACACTACGGGCCCACTGTCCCCTCCTGAAAGGGACGATCCAGTAACCCAGACCCTGAATTTCTGTCGCCTTCCTGCGGGGCCCCGGTAGGTGGCTCCCGCGCTCCACAAGATCACAGCATCTCTAACGCGTTCCAGAGCCCGCCCGTGGATGCACATCTGCAGCACCTTTAGTGGCGAAGTCCTTCGTTCTCCAAAAAGAAAGGAGGTCCAGGTAGAGTCATCAGACGCCTTTCCTGATTTG
It includes:
- the LOC113831860 gene encoding ephrin-B2, coding for MVDKDQADTCIIKKKKKNLLNCSRPHRDVKFTIKFQEFSNSIWGLEFQKNKDYYIISTSNGSLEGLHNQEGGVCKTRAMKIIMKVGQGTSTEGNSAGHSGNNLGSKVALFAGIISGCIIFIVIIITLVVLLLKYRRRHRKHSPQHTTTAKRGGNNYGWEPSDVLIPLKIADSVSRPHYEKVSGDYGDPVYIVQEMPPQNPADIYCKV